In Labeo rohita strain BAU-BD-2019 chromosome 16, IGBB_LRoh.1.0, whole genome shotgun sequence, one DNA window encodes the following:
- the LOC127178118 gene encoding apolipoprotein A-IV-like isoform X6, whose translation MKALAVLSLAFFTGWQANLSHAEDPNPHLEHLINAFWNYIAQASQPGQEVRLTETLQSEDQMTKITKEAEVLRERLDKDLNIIKDKLEPYADNLKSQIQERMEELRTAMAPYADSLDSETLKATLLQKSEELQGNLEQSVKELQAQLEPYTADIKEKVDQYLKEMQKSFASSPEDLQANN comes from the exons ATGAAGGCTCTTGCTGTTCTTTCACTGGCCTTTTTTACAG GTTGGCAAGCTAATTTATCTCATGCAGAAGATCCCAATCCACATCTTGAAcacttaataaatgcattttggaactATATCGCCCAAGCATCCCAGCCGGGACAAGAAGTCAG ACTAACAGAGACTCTTCAATCTGAAGATCAGATGACCAAAATCACCAAGGAGGCTGAGGTGTTGAGGGAGCGTTTGGACAAGGACCTGAACATCATAAAAGACAAACTAGAGCCCTATGCTGACAACCTCAAGAGCCAGATCCAAGAGAGAATGGAGGAGCTCAGGACAGCCATGGCTCCATATGCAGACTCCCTGGATTCTGAGACTCTGAAGGCCACTCTGCTTCAGAAGAGCGAGGAGCTCCAAGGAAACCTGGAGCAGAGCGTGAAGGAGCTGCAGGCTCAGCTGGAGCCCTACACTGCTGACATCAAGGAGAAAGTGGACCAATATCTGAAGGAAATGCAAAAATCTTTTGCTTCATCACCTGAAGATCTCCAAGCTAATAATTAA
- the LOC127178109 gene encoding meprin A subunit beta yields MLSNAFLLLSSVLTLCLASPTPPPDIVEEWKDIPDINKGLNLREGDIMMPNKRSAILGNRWDIPVPYELHVNLSVNYKGVILRALEQFRLKTCIDFKPRAAEDIPYISVESREGCWSYIGRTFPGAQTLSIGDGCGFKAIVEHEFLHALGFWHEQSRYDRDDYVTINFTNIITGYEGNFEKYSENVTTTGGTPYDYFSVMHYGKNYFSNGNGPTIITKRPEFQDVIGQRLEMSEYDVIEFNKLYKCNSSISFLDHCSFDDESLCQMSVCSAADYGWKRVTSVSGINVTDHTYLDKEQNETSFFMHFSTEGRSEGDTARLESKTMTPKRDCKVQCLQFYYYHSGHESDQLNIWIREYQNEEDNRGTLTLMDQITGPPGNYWKLHHVPLNANKTFQVVFEARKGAGNSSGGFSLDDINISETECPHTWQIRDFKKILDNTAINIDSPLYYSSDGYRFQAALKVHENYLLIYVRLVSGAYDHQLQWPCPWRQITFQMLDQNPHIQKRMSFEQSITTDPALASSNVSYYWDNPRKGGNQVFIGNESVFVGEWTYSYYVIRDDLTRREFIKGGDIIFLFSMQDISGLFQNHSLPCPKVTVKNFNITSNASAQQESCASRALPIPETTSTTTTPATGTTTTPGPTKGECVDIFCNSGAKTASSLIILVVCFLLVLS; encoded by the exons ATGCTTTCAAATGCTTTTCTTCTGCTGAGCTCGGTTTTGACTCTTTGTCTTGCATCACCTACA CCCCCGCCAGATATAGTTG AGGAATGGAAGGACATTCCAGATATAAACAAAg GTTTAAATCTCAGAGAAGGAGACATCATGATG CCTAATAAAAGGAGCGCCATTCTTGGGAATCGGTGGGATATTCCTGTCCCCTATGAGCTGCATGTGAATCTCA GTGTGAACTACAAAGGAGTCATTCTGAGAGCACTTGAGCAGTTCAGACTGAAAACATGTATTGACTTTAAGCCCAGAGCAGCAGAAGATATTCCTTACATCTCTGTGGAGAGTCGTGAAGG GTGTTGGTCATATATCGGTCGTACATTTCCTGGAGCTCAGACTCTTTCCATTGGAGATGGCTGTGGATTTAAAGCCATTGTTGAGCATGAGTTTCTCCATGCACTGGGATTTTGGCATGAGCAGTCAAGATATGACAGAGATGATTATGTTACCATCAACTTTACAAACATCATTACAG gatatgAGGGAAATTTCGAAAAATACAGTGAGAATGTGACCACCACTGGAGGCACCCCATATGACTACTTTTCTGTGATGCATTATGGTAAAAATTACTTCAGCAACGGTAATGGACCCACAATCATAACCAAGCGTCCTGAGTTCCAGGATGTGATTGGTCAACGCTTGGAAATGAGTGAATATGATGTGATTGAATTCAACAAACTCTATAAATGCA ATTCATCCATCTCTTTCCTTGATCACTGTAGTTTTGATGATGAATCTCTGTGTCAGATGAGCGTCTGTTCTGCTGCTGATTATGGCTGGAAGAGAGTGACGTCAGTGAGTGGCATTAATGTGACTGACCACACATACTTGGACAAAGAACAAAATG AGACGTCTTTCTTCATGCACTTCAGCACTGAGGGCAGAAGCGAGGGGGACACAGCCAGACTGGAGAGCAAGACAATGACCCCTAAAAGAGACTGCAAAGTCCAGTGCCTGCAGTTCTACTACTATCACAGTGGTCATGAGTCTGACCAGCTCAACATCTGGATCCGAGAGTACCAGAATGAAGAAGACAACAGAGGAACTCTCACACTTATGGATCAGATCACAG GACCCCCTGGTAATTACTGGAAGCTGCATCATGTGCCACTGAATGCAAATAAAACCTTCCAAGTTGTATTTGAAGCCCGTAAAGGAGCTGGAAATTCAAGTGGAGGATTTTCGTTGGATGATATCAATATTTCAGAGACTGAGTGTCCCCACACATGGCAGATAAGAGATTTTAAGAAGATTTTGGACAACACTGCCATTAACATTGACAGTCCATTGTATTACTCCAGTGATGGTTATCGCTTTCAGGCTGCTTTAAAGGTGCATGAGAATTACCTTTTAATATATGTCCGTCTGGTATCTGGTGCATATGACCACCAGTTGCAGTGGCCTTGTCCATGGAGACAAATAACCTTCCAGATGCTTGACCAGAATCCACACATACAGAAGCGCATGTCCTTTGAGCAAAGCATCACCACTGACCCTGCTTTGGCTTCTTCCA ATGTCAGTTATTACTGGGACAATCCTCGAAAAGGTGGAAATCAAGTCTTCATCGGCAATGAGTCTGTGTTTGTGGGTGAATGGACCTATTCATATTATGTAATAAGAGATGATCTCACTAGAAGAGAGTTTATCAAGGGTGGTGACATCATATTTCTCTTCAGCATGCAAG ATATCTCAGGGCTTTTTCAGAATCACTCTCTACCCTGCCctaaagtgacagtgaagaacTTCAACATTACGTCTAATGCAAGTGCCCAACAGGAATCATGTGCTTCAAG AGCTCTTCCTATACCTGAGACGACTTCTACAACAACTACTCCTGCTACAGGAACTACAACTACACCAGGACCCACTAAGGG TGAATGTGTGgacatattttgcaattctggtGCCAAGACGGCTTCCTCTCTGATCATCTTGGTGGTTTGCTTTCTTTTGGTATTGAGTTAA